The following proteins are co-located in the Primulina tabacum isolate GXHZ01 chromosome 11, ASM2559414v2, whole genome shotgun sequence genome:
- the LOC142519146 gene encoding AP-1 complex subunit sigma-2, which produces MIQFVLLISRQGKVRLTKWYSPYSQKERTKVIRELSGMILTRGPKLCNFVEWRGYKVVYKRYASLYFCMCIDQDDNELEVLEVIHHFVEILDRYFGSVCELDLIFNFHKAYYILDEVLIAGELQESSKKTVARLIAAQDSLVEAAKEQASSISNMIAQATK; this is translated from the exons ATG ATTCAATTTGTTCTTCTTATTAGCCGACAAGGGAAAGTGAGGTTGACAAAATGGTATTCACCTTATTCTCAAAAGGAAAGAACGAAG GTAATCCGGGAGCTTAGTGGCATGATCCTAACTAGAGGTCCTAAACTATGCAATTTTGTGGAGTGGAGAGGATACAAAGTTGTTTACAAAAG ATATGCCAGCCTTTATTTCTGCATGTGCATTGACCAGGATGATAATGAATTGGAGGTCCTTGAAGTTATCCATCACTTTGTGGAGATTCTAGACCGCTACTTTGGAAGT GTGTGTGAACTGGATTTGATCTTTAATTTCCATAAG GCCTATTATATCTTGGATGAAGTTCTAATAGCAGGTGAACTTCAAGAGTCGAGCAAGAAAACTGTGGCACGCCTGATAGCTGCTCAG GATTCTCTGGTGGAGGCGGCGAAGGAGCAAGCAAGTTCTATAAGTAATATGATTGCCCAGGCGACGAAATGA